In Tachysurus vachellii isolate PV-2020 chromosome 24, HZAU_Pvac_v1, whole genome shotgun sequence, the sequence AATTTTATCTGGAAAACTGTTAGCAGATACTTGGAAATTATAAGGGAGGGTTCCACATGGGCTCGCCTGAAACTCGAGAAGGAGATGTGGTACATGGCAGGTAAaatgatggagaaagagagaagaatgtTGATCAGCATGTTTGAAGACCAGGAACTAATGCAGACTTTGAGAGATGCTAAATATGATGTGTATCTTACTGACCCTGCTTTAATGGGTGGTGTCATTGTAGGACATTATCTCAACCTGCCTCTTGTCTTTAATGTTCGGTGGACCGTACATCATGAGGGACATTTTGCAATTGCTCCCTCACCACTTTCTTATGTTCCATTGCCAATGTTGGAGCTATCAGACCACATGAGCTTCTTTGAGAGAGTACTTAATGTTGTCATGTACATGGTAACTGAATTAcagattcatttttttatgactTCACAATACAATGATTTGTGTAGGCAACTTCTTGGTCCAGGAGTAAACTACTTTGAATTAGTTCAAGCAGCAGATCTGTGGCTGTTCAGAGTTGATTTTATCTTTGAGTTCCCTCGCCCTACCATGCCAAATTTCATCTACATTGGTGGATTCCACTGCAAAGAATCCAAACCTCTTCCACAGCATCTTGAGGACTTTGTGCAGAGCTCTGGTGAACATGGTGTCATTGTCATGTCTCTGGGAACGATGGTTGGTCAACTTCCTCATGATGTAGCTAATTTGATAGCTGAGGCTTTTGCAGAGCTTCCACAAAAAGTTATCTGGAGATATAAAGGGGAAAGACCTTCCACAGTGGGGAACAATACATTAATAATGGACTGGATGCCCCAAAATGATCTCATTGGCCACCCAAAGACCAGGGTATTTGTGGCTCATGGTGGAACCAATGGAATTCAGGAAGCTATCTATCATGGAGTTCCTATAGTTGGTTTTGGACTCGTCTGGGATCAGCCCGACAATCTTGAAAAAATGAGGGTGAAAGGAGTCGCAAAGAATGTGAATTTTGCAACTGTGGACAAAGACTCATTCCTTTTAACCTTGAAAGAAGTTCTACATGAACCTTCATACCGAGAAAATATGCAGAGACTCTCCAGACTCCACAGAGATGTGCCAATCAAACCATTAGACAATGCTGTGTTCTGGATTGAGTACCTGATGAGGCATGGAGGTGCAGCTCATCTACGTACAGAATCCTACAAAATGCCCTGGTATTCTTACCACTCGGTAGATGTTTTATTGTTCCTCCTGTCTGTTCTTTCATTTATTGCCTTCACTACATTTGTAATCATCAGACATGTCTGCTGTAGGCGGTGcattaagaaaaaaagggaCTAGATAAGACTACATTAACAGaacaaatacaataatacacCAGTACAATCACCATATTGCTAACAACTTACTGGTTATAAAATGCCAGTTTTTATGTTTCCTCTTTAAAGTGCCCTATATCATGacccctcactcactcactcattcatcttctaccgcttatccgaactacctcgggtcacggggagcctgtgcctatctcaggcgtcatcgggcatcaaggcaggatacaccctggacggagtgccaacctatcacagggcacacacacactctcattcactcacacactacggacaattttccagagatgccaatcaacctaccatgcatgtctttggaccgggggaggaaaccggagtacccggaggaaacccctgaggcacagggagaacatgcaaactccacacacacaaggtggaggtgggaatcgaacccccaaccctggaggtgtgaggcgaacgtgataaccactaagccaccgtgaccccccataTCGTGACCAATGATTATTAATTTACTTGATCTTTTTTCTCCTGGATAAAGCTGTGCAGTTAACAGCCACTTTCCCCTGAAGGTCTAGAAATAAAGTGTAAGTAGGAATCAGTAAAAACATGCAGAATTGTATGATTTTATTGTATGAAATTCTTAATTAGATGAAGCTAGATGATGGACTTCTGATGATCTGTAATGTAGTTTGTCATTTGTGCTGTAAGTAATAATAAACTTGTATTAGTGACTCCAAAGTGTTACAGTTTGGTCATCTTTACCTTCTGTATTGTGTAAATGTAGGTCAAAGGTTATAtgttcatgaaaaataaaaaccagacaAGCCATGTGGAGAACTCATGCAGGAGTATGGTGTAGCTTATACGACTCATCATACTTTTGGGTTTTATAGCAGATGATTTTCTCTTTATGTGCCGTACTTTATGGGCGTTTTTTTAATATCAACAATTTCTtgctgaaaaaaaacacatttgttcaaTACAACGTGTTGGACTTtgataataaatttaattgcaGGTGTTTATTTGCTCTtggtgcaaaacaaatgaatataacGCTGCTGTATACAGAACAGAGGCGGTGAATTCGCTCTGTACAGCCGTGTAAAAGCTCCTTATAATCAGACTAAATCATCTGATCTTTC encodes:
- the LOC132839136 gene encoding UDP-glucuronosyltransferase 2C1-like yields the protein MNGQKMQSSGLVLLSLLVASAYTGKILIFPVDGSHWINMKILIEALHAKSHNITVIRSSDSWYIEETSPFYNSITLGNSAIFEQNFIWKTVSRYLEIIREGSTWARLKLEKEMWYMAGKMMEKERRMLISMFEDQELMQTLRDAKYDVYLTDPALMGGVIVGHYLNLPLVFNVRWTVHHEGHFAIAPSPLSYVPLPMLELSDHMSFFERVLNVVMYMVTELQIHFFMTSQYNDLCRQLLGPGVNYFELVQAADLWLFRVDFIFEFPRPTMPNFIYIGGFHCKESKPLPQHLEDFVQSSGEHGVIVMSLGTMVGQLPHDVANLIAEAFAELPQKVIWRYKGERPSTVGNNTLIMDWMPQNDLIGHPKTRVFVAHGGTNGIQEAIYHGVPIVGFGLVWDQPDNLEKMRVKGVAKNVNFATVDKDSFLLTLKEVLHEPSYRENMQRLSRLHRDVPIKPLDNAVFWIEYLMRHGGAAHLRTESYKMPWYSYHSVDVLLFLLSVLSFIAFTTFVIIRHVCCRRCIKKKRD